GGAGGGCTCGCGAACACGGCAACGGGGCGGCGGTCGCCACCACTTGCGCGCTCCGCCGCGATCGGCCGCCGACCGCGACTGGTATCACGGCCCGGCTGCCCGCACCAGGCCGTGACCGCGAAGTCCCGGCCTAGTGGCCGCGCAGCCGGACCTCCACCTCGCCGTCGACGATCCGGGTGTCGAAGGCGGGCTGCGGTGCGGTGGCCGGGCCGCGTACGTTCCAGCCGTCCGACAGCCGGAACACGCTTCCGTGCCAGGGGCACTCGACACATCCGTCGGCGACGACGCCCTCGGACAGCGGTCCCGCAAGATGACTGCACCGTTCGGCCAGGGCGTGTACGACCCCGTCGGCTTCGCGGACCACGAGCACCGGCACGTCGTCCACGCTGCGCCGTTCCGGCCGGCCTTCCGAGAACTCGGCCAGGGCCCCGACACGGTGCCAGCCCTCCGAGACGACGTGGGGAACCTCTTCCGCGTGATTGGCGCCGGACGCCTGCCGGTAGGCCAGGTGGCCGCCCAGCATGCCGCCGATCCCGACGGCCGTCAGCCCCAGGAAGCCGAGGGCACGGCCCCGCGCGGTGCGTCCCTTGACGCGGTAGACCAGGGAGGTCGCGTAGAGCCCGGCGGCGACCGTGTTGGCCAGGGAGTGCGCCAGGCCGACACGCTGCTGCTGTGGATGCAGTTCCGCCCAGTCGACCGCCCCCGTCACCGCGGCGGGGCCGGTCGCGGCCAACCCGACTCCGATCAACAGGCCGGCCTCGCGTGACCGGCCGGGACACAGGTCGAGCAGCGCGGCCGAGAACCAGGCGCCGATCGGCACCTGGACCATCAGCGGATGCACCGGGTGGCCCAGCCACTTGCCGTGCAGCAGGTCCCGGCCACGGCCCAGGGGCAGGGACCTGACGCCGCTGCTGAGCTTGTCGATCACCGCGTCCGCGCGCGGCTCCCGCTCCAGGCGGTCCAGGAGCCACAAGACCCGATTCTGACCTGTCCGGCGACGAGGGGGTGCTGTAGTCATGAGCAGCCGGGTCCCCGTCGGCATGAGCGGCAAACGGTCCCCGGCCACCGGGCGGGTGTGCCGTCATCTCGGCCGGCCGTGTGACCGTGGCGGCGACGCCCCTGACAGCCGGCCGCAACCGCGCGGTCAGCGGGATCCCGTTCGACGACCCGGCCGCGGCCCGGGCGCGGCCGGGTCGACATGCTGCCCGGCTGGGACCCACGGATCACCGCGCTGATCGCGGCCTGCGACGACACCGTCGTGCCGCGGTGCGGCACCGCTCCCCCCCACGGGTCCGACCTGGCCGTCGACGCCAGGGACGGGGTGCCGGCACGGCCCGGCCCGACGGCGCCCTGCCCGGTCCCCGAGGGCGGTGAGGGCCGCCGGGAACGGGGTCCGGGCAGGTCTGGCGCCGGCAGCCGCTGTGTGACACGCTCGAAGGGAACCAGTCTGGTCTGGTGGCGACCCCGCGCCCCTCTTCGCCGTGGACGGAGGAAAGGGCGGTGGCCGGCGCAGGGTGTCTCGCTCGGCTGTGAGCGGCACTGGTGTGTCGCGCGCTTGACGGCCTACTTCCGGCAGTGGGAGCCGACCGTGATGGGCTTTGATCCCGAACGGCGGTGTTCTGTCCCATGCCTTCTGTCGATGTGTACGTCAGTGATCTCTCCGACCGGACCGTGATCACGGTGGTCGGTGACCTCGACTTCGATGCCTGTCCGCAGGTCAGTGAGGTCACGGACCGGGTGAACGTCCGACACCGCATTCTGTGCCTCGACCTCGCGGGCGTGGCGTTCATGGACGCCAGCGGCCTCGGCCTGCTGCAGACCCTGAACCGGAACGCCGGCATACACGGCGGACACCTGGAGCTGTCCGGTCTCCAGGCGCAGCCCCGGCACGTCCTGGACCTCACCGGCACCCGCGCCCAGTTCCACATGACGACACCCCGCCCACCGGGCCCGCGCGGCCCGGCCGCCGTCCTGCCCGTACAGCACGCGGCTCCCTGACCGGTCGGCGGGCAGGGGAGCCCGCTGCCTCGCCGGTGCCGTCCCGCCCGTGACGGACGCCGGGGCGCACGAGGTCGTGCCGTGCGAGCCGGCCCGTGGACGTCCCCACGTAGCGGTCGGGGCGACGAAGCGACGGCCGCCCGGACAGTCACGTTCCCGCCGTGCAGCGCCAGAAGTCCCGCATCAGCGGGGGAGGGGCCGGGTCGACCATCGCCACCTGGGTCAGCAGGATCGTCACCGTCCCCGTGGACGGGACCAGGTGGGCCGTGATGGACTCCCGTGTCATCGGCGCCGAACCGCCGACGTCCAGCGACCCGACGGCGACCACCTCGACGTCGTCCCCCCCGGGCCACCAGCGCCACGGCCCCGGGGACCGCCCCCCGGTCGACGTACCGTCGCAGGGTCTCGTGCAGATCGCTCATCAGCGGACCTCTTCCCGACAGACGCGGCGGGACGCGGTGCCCCGCCCCGTCCTGACGACAGACACCCGGCGATCCGGGAACTCATCGCCGCGAGGGCCGGAGCCCCCAAGAGCCCTGCCATCCCCGTACCGACGGGCGCAGACGCGCCGCCGCCCCTCGCGCGGCCTCGGCCCCGGCCCTCGTCGTGGGGCCGGGGCCGAGCGCTGTCCGCCGACCTGTACGGCCAACGGGGGAGGGGGCCTGAGGCGGCCGGGGGCCGGGGGGCCGGGTAGGGAGCCTGAGGAGCCGGGGGGCGGCGAGGGAGCCTGGCGTGACCGAGGGGGCCGGTGACCGTGTCCGCACCGGCCCCCTCTCCGTTCCCCGGCCGTCCGGGTCAGCCGGGCCGGCTGCCGGTCACCGGGCAGGTGGCGCGTACCGGCGGGAGCCCAAGGCGGAACCCGGCGCTTGACGGCCGGTGCGGGACGCCGCCGCGCGTCACCTCTTCTTGCGGCGGATCAGCCACACGAGCGTGCCCGCGGCGGCGGCCGCGACGAGCAGTTGGCGGTTGCCGCGTGCCTTGTGCAGGCCCTGGGCCGTGGTGGCCCGTGCCTGCCCGGCGGCCTGGACGGCCCGCTCCCTGACCGGGTCGGGCAGCTTGTCCTGGACGCGGGACGCGGCTTCGGCAGCCTTGGCCTTGACCTGCTCGGCCTTGAGTGCGGCTTGTTCCTTCAGCTCCCCGGCCTTCACGGCGGCCTGTTCCTTCATCTCGGCGGCCTTCTCCTGCGCGCGGGCCTTGACGTCGGTCTTGGCCGCGAGCGCCTGGACGGTGTCGCCGAGCTCGTGTCGGGTGTGCTCGATCTGCTCGCGCAGTTCCTCCGGGCTCTGCGCGGTGGGCTCGTCGTGAGGCGGCTGCGTCATCGGTGGGCACTCTCCTTGATCTCGGCCACGTCGGCCTTCACGTTCTCGATCGTCTCCTCGGGCGCGGGCGGGGCGGCCGAGGAGACCTCCTTCTTCCCGGTCAGCGCCATCACCGCGGCGACCAGGCCGAGGACCGCGGTCACGATGAGGCCCGCGGCCCACACCGGCAGTGCCACCGCGAGCGCGGCGATGACGGTGGCCACCAGGGCCTCCAGCATCAGGAACCCGACCAGTCCGGCACCGCCGAACAGCCCGCCGCCCTTGCCGTAGCGCTTGCCCTTCTCCTTCATCTCCGCCTGCGCCAAGCGCAGTTCCCCGCGCACCAGCTCACTGAGCTGCTGCGAGGCACGCTGCACCAGCTCACCCACCGGCTCTTGCGCCGACGCCTGCGCCGACGCCTGCGGCGCCGGCCGGCTCGTATCGTGGCGCGGCTGCGTATCCGACGACATGGCGATCACCTCCCGTCACTCTGCTGCTCCAGTTGGGCCGGAAAACGCCGTCGACGTCTTCCTGTGACGGCGTGAGTACCCCCGACGGGCCGGTTCAGGGCAGCAGTGTTCGAACTGATCACCTGTGGTGCCGCCTGGGCCGGCATGCGCGGGCCGCGGCGGCACCACCGGGCCGCCCTTCAGGGCTGGACGTCAGGCCGGCCTTCAAGGGGACGGGCGCCGCCGGTGAAGGTGTTCGACCGCCAGTCGGGCCGCCGCACCGAGGACTGAATCGGGCGGCAGGGTTCTCCGGCCCGGTCGGGCCGGTCGGCCCGGTCGGGTGAACACCGCCACGGCGAACCGGGAACCGTCCGGGTACTCCACGACCCCCACGTCGTTGCTGGCGCAGCCGGGCAGGGTTCCCGATTTGGCTGCCACCCGCACCTCGCCGCCGAACCCGGTGGCGATCTTCCGGGTCAGCCGCTGCTGGCCGAGCAGGGTGCGCACCGCCCGGCAGGCGGCTGCGGGGCCGGCCCGGTCGAGCCAGATCAGTTGCAGCAGGGCCGCCATCTGCCCGGCAGTCGCGCTGGTGATGCGGCCGGGCCGCAGGGACGGTGAGGTCAGGGCGCGCTCCCAGATACGGTCGGCGTCCGCGGGGGAGGCGGATTCGCTCATCGCGCGGGCCATGTCGGCCCAGCCCGCGTGGCCCGTGTCGCGGCCGATGGCGTCGAACTCCTGCTGGATCGTCCCCGCCAGCCGTATCCGGTCGAGGCCCAGGCGACCCAGCCGGTCGTGGACGCGGGACAGTGACACCCGGCGTATCAGCAGGTCGGTCGCGGTGTTGTCGCTGATGGTGAGCATCATCCGGGCGGCATCGCGCAGGGACACCTCGGCAACGTCCTCGAAGATGCAGAATCCCTGGCCGCCGGGCGTGGCCCGCGCCGGCGAGAGGAGGACACGTTCCGTCGGATCGAGCATCCCCTCGGCGCCCTGGCAGAACAGCTCCAGCGCCACCACGATCTTGAATGTGGACGCGGCGACCATCGGTTCGGCGTCCCCGAACATCACCCGGTTCTCACTGTCGACGTCCAGGGCGGCCACACTGCCTTCGCACCCGGCCTCGCTGAACACCTGCCGCAGTCTCCGTTCGATCATCCGGCCACGATGACCCGCCCCTCGGGCGCATCACGGGTGGTTCGCCTACGGCGAACCGAACGCAGTGGGCGCTATTGGAGGCTGAGGGTGCGTGTGATCCCGGCGCCGACGGTCGTGGCGAGAACCCAGCCGACGGCGATCAGCTGGCCGACGCCCGTGACCGTCAGGGGCAGTTCGGGCCTTCCTGGACGGTGCAGCTCACCTGTCAGGGGGTCCAAGCGCCGCTCTCCCGGCGGATGCGGAACCCACCCGTTCCAGGAACCGTCGAGGTAGGTCCGGTTCGTCCACAACGCGTGGTCGGTGCCGACGACGAACTCCTCCTTGTTCCCGTTCAGGTGTGGTGGTTGTGCCGGGGCAGGGCGGAGAGCCCGAACCCCGTGTGCACATGACGAGTCGATCACGGGCCTACGGGGGAGGGCCACGCACAACTACCGGCAGAACGGCAGCGGTTGTTCAGCTGCGGGATGCCTTGTCGGCTTGGCTCAGGCGGAGTGCGGAGACGAGGAAGAAGACCCCGCCGAGGAAGGCGTAGCCGGCGAGGCTGCTCAGGGAGGGGTCGCTCTTGCCGGCCTGGGCGATGAAGGAGGCTCCGGCGAGAGTGGAGATGCCTCCGCTGGCGATCATCGGCCACTGACCCGCCATCCCGCGTCGCAGGAGGCCGACGACCAGCTGGACCAGGCCCGCGGTGATGGCCCAGGCTCCCCAGACCCGCAGCACGGCCGGGATGCCCGAGGTGGTGGCGGCGACCAGTCCCGCGGTGGTGAGGGAGCTGAACGCGATGTTCACGTGGAGACCGCGCACGGGCCCGCGCCTCGCCTTGGCGGACCTGGCGTCGACGACCGCGCACGCCACGTCGAACGCGGGGTAGATCACCAGCAGTGTCGTGCTGAGTGGGTTCAAGGTGTGGGCGGAGGCAAGCAGCAGCGCGGCCCACACCGTGGCGAACGCGAAGCGCAGAAGGTAGAGGCGGCGTAGCGCTGCGGTGCCGCCCGCGATGGGGGCGGGGGCCGGGGCGGCGACGGAGGAGTCCATGAGGGGTCCTTTCGGCGAGGGCGGCAACGCAAGCCCAGCGCGGTGAAGGCGTGAGGGAGAACGTTCGTTCTTCCCTTCATTTAAGAGGTCCTCTTCTCCCGCTGTCAAGACCGAACGTTCTCCCTCACCCGGCTGGTACGGTGAGGCCATGAGTACGGGCACAGAGGGCGGGAGCATGTCTGAGGCACGGGCGCGGCTGCTCGACACGGCCACCCGGATCTTCTACGCCGAGGGGATCCACTCCGTCGGCGTGGACCGGATCATCGCGGAGGCTCAGGTCACTCGCGCGACCCTGTACCGGCACTTCAAGGGAAAGGAGGAGTTGATCCTTTCCTACCTCCAGCGGGCCGATCACGGCATGAGGGGCCAGGTGGCTGCCATCCGAGAACAGGGCCTGTCGGCGCCCGACACGGTCCGCGCCGTCAGCCGGTCCATCGCCGAGGGCATCCAGTCCGCCGGGTTCCGCGGATGTGCCTTCCTCAACGCGGCGGCCGAGTATCCCGAGCCCGGGCACCCCGTCCACCGGGCCGTGCTGGACCATCGGCACTGGTTCCTGGAGACCGCCACACAGCTCCTGGAAGACGCCGGCTGTGCTCCCGCCGAAGTGGCGGGCCGGCACTTCGTCATGCTCCGGGACGGCGCCATGGCGGCCGGCTGCCTGTCCGACCCGAAGCCGGTCTGTGAGACCTTTCTGCACGGCGTCGAGGGCATCCTGCGGACGGGTACGGCGTCAGCGTCTGACTCGGACGGCCCCGGCACCCCGTCCGCATGACCATCCGACTGTGAACCAGGCGACCCGCGATCAGGTTGCCCGGCCGTCGCCCTCGGTGTCGAGTCCCTCTCCTGGCGGCCGAAGGACGGTGACAGAAGTGGCCCGTCTGACAACGCGGGGCCGCAAAGCCCTCCGGTTTACGTCGGAGGCGTTTGCGGGCCGGGCGAGGGGCAACGCGCAGTCCATGACTGAAGCGAAATCCGGAACCAACAGTAAGCCGGCCGCCTCACGTGCGACCGCGGGCAAGGCGCGGCACGCTGCCGACAAGGCGACCGCGCCCGCCGCCGGGGCCGTGAAGGGCGCCGCGGACAAGGCGACTGACACCGCGTCGGCCGCGAAGTCGGCGGCCGTCTCCGGGGCCGAGCGCTCGGCCGAGACGGTCGGTTCGACGGCACAGGGGATGGCCCGAGCGGTCGAGTCCGGTCGTCAGACGCTGGTCGCGACGACCGGGCAGGTCGCGGCCACGGCCAAGGCGGCCACCGTGCAGGTGGCCACCACGGCGAAGACGGCTCTCGCGGTGATCGCCCACCGCAAGCTGATCGCCGCCGGTGTCGGTGCGGGTGTGACCGCGCTGACGGCCGCCTCCTACGCGGCGGGCCGCCGTTCGAGCCGTCACAGCCACGGCCCGATCACCCGGCTGACCGGCGGCCGTATCTGACGCCCCGTTCGGGCGGTGGGCCCACGGGCCCACCGCACGGCTCCGCACCCGTCACTCGTACGTGCGCCCCTCTCCGCCGACTCGCGGCACCGTCACACCCCACGCTCCGTGCGTCGCGTTCCGAGCCCGCCTCCGCGATCACCGCCGCGAGCATTTCTCGTCCCCGGCACTGCTACCGACGCACATCTTCGAGTCCGGCGACCATCCGCGCCCGGACCCATCTCCGGGCGTTCCGAGTCGGATTCCTCCGGATCGCGTGGGGTGGCGTCATGGTGAAACGTTCCGCCTGGGGCACTAGCCCAAGTGATCTTCATCGGAAGTCTGCTTGGGAGGAACGTCCATCGTGACTGTGCCTACTCGCCCGTTGCGTCCTGCGCGTCGTGGCCCGCGCTTCGATCTGCGTACGACGGCCTGGTTCTTCGTTCTTCTCGCTCTGCTGCTGAGCCTTGGCGGGGTGATCGCCCGCACCGCCGCGCAGGCCGCACAACGCCGCCCCGTCTGGGCGGTGATTCTTCTGCTGCTGGCCTCGGCCGCTGTGATCGCCGGTCACCGGGGCCGGCGCCGGTGGTCGGCCCGCAGAGCGTTGCGCCGTGCCACCGAAGCTCTTGAGGCGGCGGCGGAAACGGCGGCTCACTCGCTGCAGGAGCCTGCCGTGGCCGCTGCCCCCGTTGAGGCGGTCGCCCCGCCTGTGGCGCCGGCGCCGGCACCGGCGTGGGAGCCGGCGACGCCGGCGGCAACGACCCCGGCAGCGGGCGTCGCGCCTGCGGAGGAGACCCTGCTGCTGGATGCCGCTGTCGTTCCGCAGGTGATGGACTACGCGGTCCTGGACCCCGATGAGTTCGAGCGGGCGATAGCCGAGCTGTGTGTCCGCGACGGATGCACGGACGTCGAAGTGGTCGGCGGAGCGGGCGACTTGGGAGCGGACGTCCTCGCGGTGGCCCCGAGCGGACACCGCCTGGTGGTGCAGTGCAAACGGTACGGCGAGGGCAACAGGGTCGGCTCGCAGGACCTCCAGCGTTTCGGCGGTACCTGCTTCACCGTCCACGAAGCCGACATCGCCGTCCTCGTGACCACCGCCGACTTCACGGCACCGGCCCTGGAGTACGCCGAGCAGTGCGGGATCGTGTGCATGGACGCCGAGGCCCTCACGGCGTGGCATCTGGGCACGGGGCCCAGCCCATGGGAGACGTCCTACGAGGCGTGAACCCCTGCTTCGACGACATGGTCTCGTCGAGCTCAGTCGTTGACGGGGATCCGGCGGGCGAGGGCGGTGACCCGGAGGTCTCCATGGTCCACCCACTGGGGGAACTCCAGCGTCTTGTGGCTGGTGGCAGCGGGAGGAGTGACCTGGAGGTAGGCGGCGTGGACGGCGTCCGGGGTGCCGGAGTCGGCGTGGGTCCACGATATGACCGCCTCGGCACTCTGGCCCTGCCGGAGGGTGAGAGTGGACTTGGCCGGGCTCCTGGCGTACCAGGTGTCGCCCCAGTGGGTGGTGGAGTGCAGCGTCCGGTGAGCGGCGTTCTCCAGGCCAAGGCCGGGGTAGCCACGCAGCAGGCAGGTACGGGCGCTGGTGTTCTTCAGCTTGAGGACCACACCCTGGTGGTTCATGCCGCCGGCCAGGCCCCGGCCGAAGGAGGCGGTCAGGGCCGACACGGAGCAGGTCGGCGTGGTGGCCGAGGCGGCCTGCGCGACCGCGGTGCCGGTCGCGCACAGCCCGGCGGCGGTCATCGCGGCCAGCGCCGCGCGCGCGATGCGCGAGTGGCCGTACAGCGCGGGGCGGGTGTCCTCAGCGGTGCGGTGCGGGTGGGCGCGGTACTGCTTCGTCATGACGAACCTTCTCCTTCGAACCTTGGTCGTCGGCCTGCGATTCGGTCTTCTCAAGGTGTGATGCTTCGCGCGCTGAGAATGTTCGGGCGAATTCGCGCCGGGCTGCGATGGCCTGGGTCGGGCTGCGACGCGTTGCTTCGCGTCGCAGCCCGGCCTTCTTCCCCCCTCCGGGGCCCCGTCCCCCTC
Above is a genomic segment from Streptomyces collinus Tu 365 containing:
- a CDS encoding Rieske 2Fe-2S domain-containing protein, yielding MTTAPPRRRTGQNRVLWLLDRLEREPRADAVIDKLSSGVRSLPLGRGRDLLHGKWLGHPVHPLMVQVPIGAWFSAALLDLCPGRSREAGLLIGVGLAATGPAAVTGAVDWAELHPQQQRVGLAHSLANTVAAGLYATSLVYRVKGRTARGRALGFLGLTAVGIGGMLGGHLAYRQASGANHAEEVPHVVSEGWHRVGALAEFSEGRPERRSVDDVPVLVVREADGVVHALAERCSHLAGPLSEGVVADGCVECPWHGSVFRLSDGWNVRGPATAPQPAFDTRIVDGEVEVRLRGH
- a CDS encoding STAS domain-containing protein, which gives rise to MPSVDVYVSDLSDRTVITVVGDLDFDACPQVSEVTDRVNVRHRILCLDLAGVAFMDASGLGLLQTLNRNAGIHGGHLELSGLQAQPRHVLDLTGTRAQFHMTTPRPPGPRGPAAVLPVQHAAP
- a CDS encoding DUF3618 domain-containing protein, with protein sequence MTQPPHDEPTAQSPEELREQIEHTRHELGDTVQALAAKTDVKARAQEKAAEMKEQAAVKAGELKEQAALKAEQVKAKAAEAASRVQDKLPDPVRERAVQAAGQARATTAQGLHKARGNRQLLVAAAAAGTLVWLIRRKKR
- a CDS encoding phage holin family protein; translated protein: MGELVQRASQQLSELVRGELRLAQAEMKEKGKRYGKGGGLFGGAGLVGFLMLEALVATVIAALAVALPVWAAGLIVTAVLGLVAAVMALTGKKEVSSAAPPAPEETIENVKADVAEIKESAHR
- a CDS encoding serine hydrolase; translation: MIERRLRQVFSEAGCEGSVAALDVDSENRVMFGDAEPMVAASTFKIVVALELFCQGAEGMLDPTERVLLSPARATPGGQGFCIFEDVAEVSLRDAARMMLTISDNTATDLLIRRVSLSRVHDRLGRLGLDRIRLAGTIQQEFDAIGRDTGHAGWADMARAMSESASPADADRIWERALTSPSLRPGRITSATAGQMAALLQLIWLDRAGPAAACRAVRTLLGQQRLTRKIATGFGGEVRVAAKSGTLPGCASNDVGVVEYPDGSRFAVAVFTRPGRPARPGRRTLPPDSVLGAAARLAVEHLHRRRPSP
- a CDS encoding TetR/AcrR family transcriptional regulator, which codes for MSTGTEGGSMSEARARLLDTATRIFYAEGIHSVGVDRIIAEAQVTRATLYRHFKGKEELILSYLQRADHGMRGQVAAIREQGLSAPDTVRAVSRSIAEGIQSAGFRGCAFLNAAAEYPEPGHPVHRAVLDHRHWFLETATQLLEDAGCAPAEVAGRHFVMLRDGAMAAGCLSDPKPVCETFLHGVEGILRTGTASASDSDGPGTPSA
- a CDS encoding restriction endonuclease → MDYAVLDPDEFERAIAELCVRDGCTDVEVVGGAGDLGADVLAVAPSGHRLVVQCKRYGEGNRVGSQDLQRFGGTCFTVHEADIAVLVTTADFTAPALEYAEQCGIVCMDAEALTAWHLGTGPSPWETSYEA
- a CDS encoding DUF4232 domain-containing protein codes for the protein MTKQYRAHPHRTAEDTRPALYGHSRIARAALAAMTAAGLCATGTAVAQAASATTPTCSVSALTASFGRGLAGGMNHQGVVLKLKNTSARTCLLRGYPGLGLENAAHRTLHSTTHWGDTWYARSPAKSTLTLRQGQSAEAVISWTHADSGTPDAVHAAYLQVTPPAATSHKTLEFPQWVDHGDLRVTALARRIPVND